A region from the Misgurnus anguillicaudatus chromosome 7, ASM2758022v2, whole genome shotgun sequence genome encodes:
- the LOC129417169 gene encoding uncharacterized protein → MMFALILMLSIFEADGTNRVTTTCTAEACLTLHLEEEHFEKAHRNCTNKGGNLVTMRDHNELVNVKSALLATGEPSVLNSKIWIGLALDKGQCTKFNEELHGFRWTSEPADSKKSRWKKKPLRTCTEKRCVSVSLVDDLKWSDGSCKDGAFYMCKFLFKGTCKPIMLDDLGDVSYELPFLSKPFTQSDGLAMLPHGTFAEIRCRVSEDISPIFSVCNNNMGSFGWTNSDRFCARDRSCEHKNGGCDHICSETSGSGISCACREGYYLRDDKVGCAIRDNCENSPCESTCVSTPTGFSCACPGGFQLDDDNISCVDIDECRQRICGEHGCHNSPGSYFCECKPGFKLSEGKCEDVDECTESRCEQGCLNSQGSFSCYCYAGFSSSSDKGGACKDIDECLNKPCEDTCLNTLGSYKCSCAQNFTLAKNGISCIPNPTERPQNTPTSQENYKETITNLSQLPNGYGPTAGSPLSPNKNSKTDSVKRTESFLASSWFLLCVVGSAVALFMLVGITSVLLIYRWKRSRKTTKKNATADNYCWVSSGLGNVEKNQN, encoded by the coding sequence ATGATGTTTGCACTTATTTTGATGTTGTCCATTTTTGAAGCTGACGGAACCAATCGAGTGACCACAACGTGCACAGCTGAGGCTTGCCTTACGTTGCATTTAGAGGAGGAACATTTTGAAAAGGCACATCGAAACTGTACCAACAAAGGCGGCAATTTGGTCACGATGAGAGATCACAACGAATTAGTTAATGTCAAATCAGCCCTTTTAGCAACAGGAGAACCATCCGTCCTAAACTCTAAAATTTGGATAGGACTTGCATTGGATAAAGGACAATGTACTAAGTTCAACGAGGAGTTGCATGGCTTCAGATGGACGTCCGAGCCAGCAGATTCCAAAAAATCCAGATGGAAAAAGAAACCTTTACGCACGTGCACGGAGAAAAGGTGCGTGTCCGTTTCGTTAGTGGATGATCTGAAATGGTCGGACGGCTCGTGTAAGGATGGCGCCTTTTATATGTGCAAATTTCTTTTCAAAGGCACGTGCAAACCCATAATGTTGGACGACCTTGGTGATGTCAGTTACGAACTTCCATTTTTATCCAAACCATTTACTCAGAGTGATGGGTTGGCAATGTTACCGCATGGAACATTTGCTGAAATAAGGTGCCGTGTGTCAGAGGATATTTCTccaattttttcagtgtgtaaTAACAATATGGGTTCCTTTGGCTGGACAAATTCAGACCGATTTTGCGCGCGAGATAGAAGTTGCGAACACAAAAACGGAGGTTGCGATCACATTTGTTCAGAAACTTCTGGGTCAGGTATCAGTTGTGCATGTCGTGAAGGTTATTACCTGAGGGATGATAAAGTTGGTTGTGCTATCAGAGACAACTGCGAAAATTCACCGTGTGAATCAACGTGCGTATCGACACCAACTGGTTTTTCATGCGCGTGTCCGGGTGGATTTCAGTTGGACGATGACAACATCAGCTGCGTTGATATCGACGAATGCCGTCAACGTATCTGTGGTGAACACGGGTGTCACAACAGTCCGGGAAGCTATTTTTGTGAGTGTAAACCTGGTTTCAAACTTTCTGAAGGAAAATGTGAAGATGTGGACGAATGCACAGAATCAAGATGTGAACAGGGCTGTCTCAATTCACAAGGTTCGTTTTCTTGTTACTGTTACGCAGGTTTCAGCTCTTCATCAGACAAGGGTGGGGCATGTAAAGATATTGATGAATGTCTTAATAAGCCGTGTGAAGACACTTGCCTCAACACATTAGGTAGTTATAAGTGCTCTTGCGCCCAAAACTTTACTTTAGCTAAAAATGGCATTAGCTGCATTCCGAATCCTACAGAGAGACCACAAAACACCCCTACATCTCAAGAAAATTACAAAGAAACAATCACAAACTTGAGTCAGTTACCTAACGGGTATGGACCTACAGCAGGCAGTCCTCTTTCACCTAACAAAAATAGTAAAACAGACTCAGTCAAACGCACAGAAAGTTTCCTCGCCAGTTCGTGGTTTTTGCTGTGTGTGGTGGGATCAGCTGTTGCATTGTTTATGCTTGTTGGCATCACGTCCGTCCTTCTCATTTACCGATGGAAACGTTCAAGAAAGACCACCAAGAAAAATGCCACTGCTGATAACTATTGCTGGGTTTCATCTGGACTAGGCAATGTAGAAAAAAACCAAAactga
- the LOC129417170 gene encoding sushi domain-containing protein 4 — MFHHDDNEGKKSPVCGQISVSILFLLPCLVTAFPVNTLVEQFCKDPGVPEHGVRTPHTGVFFENSVARYSCVEGYSLKGPAKIVCTRFYNRSLGWKPMVIPVCLSEDCLPPFIEDADVTNKTYRPGDSLLISCHDGFQIRYPDMETMVSICQADGTWDNQPTCQGCLRPLIPPHSYMNISETEFSVPVGTVVHYQCFPGYKLEGPELLECMYNLIWSDTPPRCLDVEACSLPPMMEHGDYMCHPQPCDRYIHGTVVEYYCYPGYSLANDYKYMTCQYGQWFPQIPFYCIKDKTTWPGFEDSLLTTWKVVACTATSVLLALLLVITGKIFHFKCKSQGPSEEQDENQDPNILVVDGVAVPLPSYEEAVRGTYCQPPSDLSPAGLGSTQHSEEQNPPSYPGYSGRENGVPVDSGEAETCDSISDTSEYLQSIQQSSSHAGGLNNISEKTNAITSMEETASTSPSIDIADEIPLVEDAEEDC, encoded by the exons ATGTTTCATCATGATGATAACGAAGGCAAGAAATCTCCTGTCTGCGGTCAGATCTCCGTTTCTATCCTCTTCCTCCTCCCCTGTCTGGTCACCGCCTTCCCGGTGAACACACTAG TGGAGCAGTTTTGCAAGGATCCTGGTGTTCCTGAACATGGAGTCAGAACTCCACACACTGGTGTGTTCTTTGAAAACTCGGTTGCCAGGTACTCTTGTGTGGAAGGTTACAGCTTAAAGGGGCCAGCTAAGATTGTCTGCACGCGCTTCTATAATCGTTCGTTAGGCTGGAAACCAATGGTGATACCTGTGTGCCTTTCAGAGG ATTGTCTTCCTCCATTCATTGAGGATGCTGATGTCACAAATAAGACCTACAGACCCGGGGACAGCCTTCTTATTAGCTGCCATGATGGATTTCAAATTCGGTACCCTGACATGGAAACTATGGTATCAATCTGTCAAGCTGATGGGACGTGGGATAATCAGCCAACTTGTCAAG GCTGCCTGCGCCCACTGATACCTCCACACAGTTACATGAACATCTCAGAAACTGAGTTCTCAGTGCCTGTGGGAACAGTAGTCCACTATCAGTGTTTCCCTGGTTACAAGCTGGAGGGACCTGAACTTCTAGAATGCATGTATAACCTCATCTGGTCTGACACGCCACCCCGGTGCCTTGATGTTGAGG CATGTTCCTTACCCCCAATGATGGAACATGGAGATTACATGTGCCATCCACAACCATGTGACCGCTACATTCACGGCACAGTCGTAGAATACTACTGTTATCCTGGCTACTCTCTAGCGAATGACTACAAGTACATGACCTGTCAGTATGGACAGTGGTTTCCACAGATCCCATTCTACTGCATCAAAGACA AGACAACCTGGCCTGGTTTTGAAGATTCTCTGCTTACTACATGGAAAGTGGTAGCTTGTACAGCCACTAGTGTGCTGCTAGCCCTGCTCTTGGTTATAACAGGCAAGATTTTCCACTTCAAATGCAAGTCTCAAGGTCCAAG TGAAGAGCAGGATGAGAACCAAGATCCAAACATCTTGGTTGTAGATGGTGTTGCTGTGCCACTTCCCTCTTATGAAGAGGCTGTAAGAGGTACATATTGCCAGCCCCCAAGCGATCTGTCCCCTGCTGGTCTGGGGAGCACTCAGCATTCAGAAGAACAAAACCCACCTTCATATCCTGGGTACTCGGGGAGAGAAAATGGTGTGCCGGTGGACAGCGGTGAGGCTGAGACCTGTGACAGCATCTCAGACACATCAGAATATCTTCAAAGCATACAGCAATCTTCTTCCCATGCAGGTGGACTAAATAATATATCTGAGAAAACCAATGCCATCACTTCAATGGAGGAGACTGCCTCCACAAGCCCCAGCATCGACATTGCAGATG AAATTCCTCTTGTGGAGGATGCAGAAGAGGACTGCTGA